From the Fulvia fulva chromosome 2, complete sequence genome, one window contains:
- a CDS encoding Histone deacetylase clr3: MEDESGLDVLMHDGDVLESTERRPLHTDSTGTDILIKTDLSHPDATATSSPKALPITTPTLKGSGIRRENGAADQQVTAKKDGPKPAKFKNLPYATSQTGLVYDVRMRFHVEAEPVEEDMHPEDPRRIHAIFEAFVNAGLAWREGQSGPSIDYYMGRIDARMVTRDEVCLVHTIEHWNWVQSLRTLNTVQLKEEQQHPPHSNDSVYLSTSTPYCAALSAGGAIEACRAVVLGVVKNVFAVIRPPGHHAEREDAKGFCFYDNCSIATKVCQAEFGEKCRKVLILDWDVHHGNGIQEANYDDPNVLYISLHLHKKGAFYPEHSYRDNRVAYGDHLHCGRGAGIGKNVNIPWSKQGMGDADYIYAFQQIVMPIAIEFDPDLVVIAAGFDAAEGDMLGGCKVSPAGYAHMTHMLMSLADGKMAVCLEGGYNLESISRSATAVARTMMGEPPDRLAETTPSISAVDDVKLVLRQQSKFWSCLFPKNPADRLAGSLHGVRMHNVVREWQAETMFTEHRMMPLAVQQPQLAREFENQVLATPNYKQARPLLVILHDPPEVLASPDPRTGRIELHNTWLTDIVKTYVDWTVSQGFAVIDVNLPRHSADYDEDNQEHKETDSVEFRTREATRALKYLWENYIELYDSTHVFLMGTNIGHGAILNFIKAHEDQAQNLMTKVISFVQDVSLISCKSPTSDLLPGWYYGASLVFVANDHSYWATEYARKPKKRFGRVSRSEESSISEMLLEHRDEIFRTLLSETAEWRAQRPESEDEDEMDVSEVGPARSPSPKKIPPFGNVILSPAPKSLAASSLASVTSNGGLSPSRLPPIGNFAMSSPK; the protein is encoded by the exons ATGGAAGACGAATCTGGTCTAGATGTCTTGATGCATGACGGCGACGTCCTCGAGAGCACAGAACGACGGCCACTCCATACAGACAGTACTGGCACCGATATTCTAATCAAGACCGATCTATCGCATCCGGATGCCACAGCTACATCATCCCCCAAAGCGCTGCCGATCACCACTCCCACGCTCAAAGGGTCTGGCATCCGCAGAGAGAATGGAGCCGCAGACCAGCAGGTGACGGCCAAGAAAGATGGCCCGAAGCCAGCCAAGTTCAAGAACTTGCCATACGCTACCTCGCAGACTGGGCTTGTGTACGATGTACGTATGCGCTTCCATGTGGAGGCGGAGCCTGTGGAAGAGGATATGCACCCTGAAGATCCTCGCCGAATACATGCCATCTTCGAAGCGTTCGTGAATGCTGGCCTTGCTTGGCGCGAAGGTCAATCCGGACCTTCAATAGACTACTATATGGGTCGCATAGATGCACGCATGGTGACTCGGGACGAAGTCTGCCTGGTGCATACCATCGAGCACTGGAACTGGGTGCAGTCATTGCGAACTCTCAACACTGTACAACTCAAAGAAGAGCAGCAACACCCCCCACATTCCAACGACTCCGTGTATTTGTCGACCAGCACGCCATACTGTGCCGCGCTATCCGCTGGTGGTGCGATCGAGGCTTGCAGAGCGGTCGTCCTAGGCGTGGTCAAGAATGTCTTTGCCGTCATTCGACCACCAGGGCATCACGCGGAGCGCGAAGATGCCAAGGGTTTCTGCTTTTACGATAACTGCAGTATTGCGACCAAAGTCTGTCAAGCAGAGTTTGGAGAGAAATGTCGAAAAGTCCTCATCCTCGACTGGGACGTGCACCACGGCAATGGGATTCAGGAGGCAAATTACGACGATCCGAATGTTCTATATATTTCCTTGCATCTACACAAGAAGGGTGCTTTCTATCCAGAGCACTCATACCGAGACAACAGAGTGGCGTACGGCGACCATCTCCACTGCGGTCGTGGTGCAGGCATTGGCAAGAATGTTAACATACCCTGGAGCAAGCAGGGCATGGGCGATGCCGACTACATCTACGCCTTCCAGCAGATCGTGATGCCGATCGCGATTGAATTCGATCCAGATTTGGTCGTCATCGCAGCTGGATTCGATGCTGCTGAAGGTGACATGCTAGGTGGCTGCAAGGTATCACCTGCCGGCTACGCTCACATGACACATATGCTCATGTCCCTGGCAGACGGCAAGATGGCAGTGTGCCTAGAAGGTGGCTACAATCTTGAGTCCATCTCCAGGTCGGCGACAGCTGTCGCAAGGACAATGATGGGCGAACCTCCCGACAGGCTGGCCGAAACCACACCTTCCATCTCCGCTGTGGACGATGTCAAGCTAGTGTTGCGGCAACAGAGCAAGTTCTGGTCCTGTCTATTCCCCAAGAATCCTGCAGACAGACTCGCAGGCTCTCTTCATGGCGTTCGTATGCACAACGTTGTGCGGGAGTGGCAGGCCGAAACAATGTTCACGGAGCACCGAATGATGCCACTTGCGGTACAGCAGCCACAACTAGCCCGCGAATTCGAGAATCAAGTTCTAGCAAC ACCCAACTACAAACAAGCTCGACCTCTTTTGGTCATTCTGCACGATCCTCCGGAGGTCTTGGCATCTCCTGATCCACGTACCGGCAGGATTGAGCTTCACAACACCTGGCTA ACTGATATTGTGAAGACTTACGTTGACTGGACCGTGAGCCAAGGCTTCGCTGTCATCGATGTCAACCTTCCAAGGCACAGCGCCGACTACGACGAGGACAATCAGGAACATAAAGAAACTGATAGTGTCGAATTCCGAACACGTGAAGCAACCCGCGCCCTGAAGTATCTATGGGAGAACTACATTGAGCTGTACGATTCGACACATGTCTTCCTGATGGGAACCAACATCGGACACGGCGCAATCCTCAACTTCATCAAAGCACATGAAGATCAGGCACAGAACCTGATGACAAAGGTCATCTCGTTCGTGCAGGATGTTTCCCTGATCTCCTGCAAATCGCCAACGAGTGACTTACTGCCAGGGTGGTATTACGGCGCATCGTTGGTCTTTGTAGCAAACGACCACAGCTACTGGGCCACCGAATATGCCAGAAAGCCTAAGAAGCGCTTTGGTAGAGTAAGCAGGTCTGAAGAAAGCTCAATCAGCGAGATGCTCCTTGAGCACCGCGACGAGATCTTCCGGACACTTCTCAGCGAAACAGCAGAGTGGCGGGCTCAGAGGCCGGAGAGCGAGGATGAGGATGAAATGGACGTCAGTGAGGTGGGTCCGGCAAGGAGTCCCAGCCCGAAGAAGATACCACCTTTTGGTAACGTGATTCTGTCACCGGCACCAAAGAGCTTGGCGGCATCGAGCTTGGCTTCTGTGACGAGCAATGGAGGCTTGAGCCCTTCGAGACTTCCTCCCATTGGGAATTTTGCGATGTCATCTCCCAAATGA
- a CDS encoding General alpha-glucoside permease: MAELRTDSPEDRVSVHDLKEKDVYHSEVLVDKDLMNDAFQGENEEHEQSMWQAVKTHKMACFWAFVFCFTIVMESFQMFLSGNFVALPYFKEVYGVQLENGEMAIESKWQSALFAAGQCGAFVGVFIAGPITTKIGYRWTTIIGLILMNATIFVSFFANSLVLLTVGQLLEGVPWGFFIANAPAYASEVVPLALRGACTGTLQMSWSIGGLLVAGVTYAYNQRLDEWAWRAPLALQWLFPTPILVLVFFAPESPWWLMRKGRKEQALRSLQRLGRKSDGNAENALAMIERTVEIEAHLGGNPSILDLFKGVDLRRTMIICLIYASQNLAGNLIANQAVFFFTQAGIDTDFSFQLGIINSALGLVANIGSWGLTAWFGRRTIYLWGTAINVTLLVLLGVCASIAQTTATNYAQAVLGVLISFVFAGFMGPISYTVIAETSSVQLRALSTGVGRGAYYLIEIPCIFLASEMLNPTGWGLAGKCGYIWGGTALFCWVVAYFGLPEMKHRSYRELDILFKRKVPARKFKGTVIDVKDNE, encoded by the exons ATGGCTGAGCTTAGAACCGACTCTCCGGAAGATCGTGTCTCGGTACACGACTTGAAAGAGAAGGATGTCTATCATTCCGAAGTCCTAGTCGACAAAGACTTGATGAACGATGCTTTCCAGGGCGAGAATGAAGAGCATGAGCAAAGCATGTGGCAGGCTGTCAAGACTCACAAGATGGCTTGCTTTTGGGCCTTCGTCTTCTGCTTCACGATT GTCATGGAGTCGTTCCAGATGTTCTTATCCGGCAACTTCGTGGCACTGCCATACTTCAAAGAGGTGTACGGCGTCCAGCTCGAAAACGGAGAGATGGCCATCGAGTCGAAGTGGCAAAGTGCACTCTTCGCAGCTGGCCAATGTGGTGCTTTCGTCGGCGTCTTCATTGCAGGCCCGATCACGACCAAGATCGGCTATCGGTGGACGACTATCATTGGGTTGATCCTCATGAACGCCACAATCTTCGTCTCTTTCTTC GCAAACTCGCTCGTACTACTCACAGTTGGTCAGCTGCTAGAAGGAGTCCCGTGGGGTTTCTTCATTGCCAATGCTCCTGCTTATGCCTCCGAAGTCGTACCACTAGCGCTTCGTGGTGCGTGCACAGGCACACTGCAGATGTCATGGTCCATTGGAGGTCTGTTGGTAGCAGGTGTTACCTATGCGTATAACCAACGCCTGGACGAATGGGCGTGGCGCGCTCCTCTCGCGTTGCAGTGGCTCTTCCCA ACTCCCATCCTGGTGCTAGTCTTCTTCGCTCCAGAATCCCCATG GTGGCTTATGCGGAAAGGCAGAAAGGAACAGGCTCTTCGCTCTCTCCAACGTCTGGGCCGCAAATCGGACGGAAACGCGGAGAACGCTCTCGCCATGATTGAGCGCACCGTAGAGATTGAAGCTCACCTCGGCGGCAACCCTTCCATCTTGGACCTCTTTAAGGGCGTCGATCTCCGACGTACGATGATTATCTGCCTCATCTACGCCAGCCAAAATCTTGCTGGAAACCTTATCGCCAACCAAGCCGTCTTCTTCTTCACCCAAGCAGGCATCGACACCGACTTCTCATTCCAGCTAGGCATCATCAATTCTGCTCTGGGCTTGGTCGCCAACATCGGCAGCTGGGGTCTCACAGCCTGGTTCGGGAGGAGAACAATCTATCTCTGGGGCACAGCCATCAATGTCACCCTGCTCGTGCTGCTCGGCGTCTGCGCCTCTATCGCTCAGACTACCGCAACGAACTACGCTCAAGCCGTTCTTGGAGTCCTCATCTCTTTCGTCTTTGCCGGATTTATGGGTCCTATCTCGTACACCGTCATTGCTGAGACGTCTTCTGTCCAGCTCCGCGCGCTTAGCACCGGTGTCGGCCGTGGTGCATACTACCTCATCGAGATTCCTTGCATCTTCCTGGCTTCTGAGATGTTGAATCCTACCGGCTGGGGTTTGGCGGGCAAGTGTGGCTACATCTGGGGCGGCACTGCGTTGTTTTGCTGGGTCGTGGCGTACTTTGGTCTTCCTGAGATGAAGCATCGGTCGTACCGCGAGCTGGACATCTTGTTCAAGCGTAAGGTACCTGCGAGGAAGTTCAAGGGCACTGTCATCGACGTGAAAGATAACGAGTAA
- a CDS encoding Outward-rectifier potassium channel TOK1 → MASMQAANSDSGGHHSTERAPHEAGAGHQLQDKHDTNSSEWQSRSGPLGIHTHHPYEYAKRRRSSHRRSSVYRESARREPSTARQHEQTGRKWWRFHLREWNDDDEQDWWFASIAIPLIAAAIGPLANVFSVAALVTSWRMCLVTGIDDSGAARACRYSGGSTTLGSRLDGHDFADPRWCYNLDVVSLIVGFVGNFFLLCNFTNRVRYIIALPVTIICWYIATGILLGITVAMELHEPPVRPQQTYTQGFWYAVIAACMYMMCAMLLMVNMLGYWLGHYPQHFALTESQRTLILQTMLFFIWLAGGAAVFSRVEGTYGDHSLGFEWSYVNSLYCCDVTILTVGFGDLYPSSNIGRGLVFPYSVGGIIMLGLVVSSITKFAAELGSENVIKRHVERTRVHTMGRTVTTSIEMERQKTSADGPPPVISAPFDAVDLPKHKKIGFAHTDHETEHPSQSKSTGTLGGVQKVGSILLSPQRLRTRKPRLLLLREEKDRFDAMRRIQNSTSRFKNWYALFLSITAFGILWCVGAVFFWQCEKGVQGMTYFQALYFCYVCLLTIGYGDLAPKSNAGRPFFVVWSLVAVPTMTILVSDLGETVINKFKHGASGLADFTVLPQKGAYRSFLSKHPWLLGWLQQRRDRKQERKRLEDGFPTGPEPDKDEPPTIDELAKDHVPTDQDLAQKLAKVIRKTASDVKQSARKRYTYEEWVELTQLIRFTTGSEESKAEEADEGLVEWDWIGEDSPMMATQSEAEFVLDRLCESMSRYVKRVSNANVDRNGDNSVHSRDHGEAPGPCGEQPAG, encoded by the coding sequence ATGGCCTCAATGCAGGCGGCGAATTCCGATTCTGGCGGACACCATTCTACGGAAAGAGCGCCACATGAGGCAGGCGCAGGTCACCAACTTCAAGACAAGCATGACACGAACAGCAGCGAGTGGCAGTCGCGATCTGGACCACTGGGCATTCACACGCATCATCCCTACGAATACGCAAAACGAAGGCGAAGCTCTCACCGACGAAGTTCTGTGTATCGCGAGTCTGCAAGACGAGAGCCTTCGACTGCCCGTCAGCACGAACAAACTGGTCGCAAGTGGTGGAGGTTTCATCTAAGAGAGTGGAATGACGACGACGAGCAGGATTGGTGGTTTGCCAGTATTGCCATTCCTCTCATCGCGGCTGCCATTGGACCACTTGCCAATGTCTTCTCGGTGGCGGCACTGGTGACCTCCTGGCGAATGTGCCTGGTCACTGGCATCGATGACAGTGGAGCCGCAAGAGCTTGCCGGTACAGTGGCGGTTCTACGACTCTCGGATCTCGGCTTGATGGTCACGATTTCGCAGATCCAAGATGGTGCTACAACCTCGATGTTGTGAGCCTCATCGTTGGCTTTGTCGGAAACTTTTTTCTGCTTTGTAATTTCACGAATCGAGTCAGATACATTATCGCTCTGCCGGTCACGATCATTTGCTGGTACATTGCTACCGGTATCCTACTGGGCATCACCGTGGCCATGGAACTGCACGAACCGCCTGTACGACCTCAGCAAACCTACACCCAGGGCTTCTGGTATGCTGTGATAGCTGCTTGCATGTACATGATGTGTGCTATGCTATTGATGGTCAATATGCTTGGATACTGGCTCGGGCACTATCCGCAGCACTTTGCACTCACAGAAAGTCAACGAACCTTGATTTTACAGACTATGCTGTTCTTCATTTGGCTCGCAGGTGGCGCAGCTGTCTTTTCGCGAGTCGAAGGCACTTACGGCGATCACAGTCTCGGTTTTGAGTGGAGCTACGTTAACAGTCTTTACTGTTGCGATGTGACGATCCTGACTGTTGGTTTCGGAGACTTGTATCCTTCGAGCAACATTGGTCGAGGCTTGGTCTTTCCGTACTCTGTGGGTGGCATCATCATGCTTGGTCTTGTGGTTTCCAGCATCACGAAATTCGCTGCAGAGCTTGGTTCGGAAAATGTGATCAAACGACATGTTGAGAGGACGAGAGTCCACACGATGGGACGGACCGTTACGACATCAATTGAGATGGAACGACAAAAGACGTCTGCAGATGGCCCGCCGCCTGTCATCTCTGCGCCTTTTGACGCTGTCGACTTGCCAAAACATAAGAAGATCGGCTTCGCTCACACTGACCACGAGACCGAGCATCCTTCGCAGAGCAAATCTACTGGAACACTTGGTGGTGTGCAAAAAGTCGGCAGCATACTCTTGAGCCCACAGAGACTACGCACGAGAAAGCCGAGACTGCTACTTCTACGAGAAGAGAAGGATCGATTCGACGCCATGCGCAGGATCCAAAATAGCACATCACGCTTCAAGAACTGGTACGCGCTGTTCCTGTCGATTACAGCGTTCGGTATACTTTGGTGCGTTGGTGCAGTCTTTTTTTGGCAGTGCGAAAAGGGCGTTCAAGGCATGACTTACTTTCAAGCATTGTATTTTTGTTATGTCTGTTTGCTCACTATTGGATATGGCGACCTTGCGCCGAAAAGCAATGCTGGCAGACCATTCTTCGTCGTGTGGAGCCTGGTCGCGGTGCCCACGATGACCATCCTGGTCAGTGATCTCGGCGAAACGGTCATCAACAAATTCAAGCATGGCGCTTCTGGGCTGGCAGACTTCACGGTACTGCCACAGAAAGGCGCATATCGGTCATTCTTGAGCAAGCATCCATGGCTTTTGGGCTGGCTTCAGCAGCGCAGAGATCGTAAGCAGGAACGAAAGCGTCTAGAAGATGGCTTCCCGACAGGTCCAGAGCCTGACAAAGACGAGCCGCCTACGATTGACGAGCTGGCTAAGGATCATGTGCCTACAGACCAAGACCTTGCTCAAAAGTTGGCCAAAGTCATCCGCAAAACTGCGAGCGATGTCAAGCAATCTGCGAGGAAGAGATATACCTATGAAGAATGGGTCGAGCTCACTCAGCTTATTCGCTTCACCACGGGCAGCGAGGAGAGCAAAGCCGAAGAAGCAGACGAAGGGCTGGTGGAATGGGATTGGATCGGAGAGGACAGTCCGATGATGGCCACCCAAAGCGAGGCAGAGTTTGTCCTCGATCGACTTTGTGAGAGCATGTCGAGATATGTTAAGAGAGTGTCGAATGCCAACGTGGACAGAAATGGCGACAACAGTGTCCACTCACGGGATCATGGTGAGGCGCCCGGACCTTGTGGAGAGCAACCTGCTGGGTGA